From a single Serratia surfactantfaciens genomic region:
- the gspE gene encoding type II secretion system protein GspE — protein sequence MSVQISEEVHALCRRYQALALNEDPTTLTVALSEEAPQGLLAALRFATGKRIHLEQWPAARLELALNQRHEPLPAPLAAEEDAADIAYADDGDAPVVQFINQTLRLAIQRRASDIHFEPFRQHFRLRLRIDGVLQTFASPPPQLTARLIARLKILGQLDIAERRQPQDGQLSLTLDGARYAMRIATLPTLHGEKVVLRVQQGEQQDLPLDQLGMSRADLARYAAALACPQGLILVTGPTGSGKTVTLYSGLRQLNDAQSNLCSVEDPVEIPLFGVNQTQINAKTDLSFARVLRALLRQDPDVIMIGEIRDAETAEIAVKAAQTGHLVLSTLHTNSTAETLTRLMHMGIPGYLLAGCLKLVVAQRLVRRLCRHCRYPHSQPAHFPASIWPEPLTAWRADGCEHCFGGYYGRIGVYELLAITPEIQAALLANAAPLLLADIAREQGQLSLLQAGLALATEGTTSLEELYRVIDVVQPGAIAP from the coding sequence ATGAGCGTACAAATCAGCGAGGAGGTTCACGCCCTGTGCCGGCGCTATCAGGCGCTGGCGCTGAACGAAGACCCGACCACCCTGACGGTCGCGCTCAGCGAAGAAGCGCCGCAAGGATTGCTGGCGGCGCTGCGCTTCGCTACCGGCAAACGCATCCACCTGGAACAGTGGCCGGCGGCCAGGCTTGAGCTGGCGCTGAACCAACGCCACGAGCCGCTCCCGGCGCCGCTGGCGGCCGAAGAGGACGCCGCCGACATCGCCTACGCCGACGACGGCGATGCACCGGTAGTGCAGTTCATCAACCAGACGCTGCGCCTGGCCATCCAACGCCGCGCTTCGGACATCCACTTCGAACCCTTTCGGCAGCATTTTCGCCTGCGCCTGCGCATCGACGGCGTGCTGCAAACCTTCGCCTCACCGCCGCCGCAGCTGACCGCGCGCCTTATCGCCCGGCTGAAGATCCTCGGCCAGTTGGATATCGCCGAACGCCGGCAGCCTCAGGACGGGCAGCTCAGCCTGACGCTGGACGGTGCGCGCTATGCCATGCGCATCGCCACCCTGCCGACGTTGCATGGCGAGAAGGTGGTGCTGCGCGTTCAACAGGGAGAGCAACAGGATCTGCCGCTGGATCAACTGGGCATGAGTCGGGCGGATCTGGCGCGCTACGCGGCGGCGTTAGCCTGCCCGCAAGGTTTGATCCTGGTGACCGGCCCAACCGGCAGCGGCAAGACGGTAACGCTGTACAGCGGGCTGCGCCAGTTGAACGATGCGCAAAGCAACCTGTGCAGCGTCGAAGATCCGGTCGAGATCCCGCTGTTCGGCGTCAATCAGACCCAGATCAACGCCAAAACGGATCTGAGCTTCGCCAGGGTGCTGCGCGCCCTGCTGCGCCAGGATCCGGATGTCATCATGATCGGCGAGATCCGCGATGCGGAAACTGCCGAGATCGCAGTCAAGGCCGCACAAACCGGCCACCTGGTACTGTCGACGCTGCATACCAACTCCACGGCTGAAACCCTGACGCGGCTGATGCATATGGGGATCCCCGGCTACCTGCTCGCCGGCTGCCTGAAGCTGGTCGTCGCGCAGCGGCTGGTACGCAGGCTGTGTCGCCACTGCCGCTATCCGCACAGCCAGCCGGCGCATTTTCCCGCCTCGATCTGGCCGGAACCGCTGACCGCCTGGCGCGCCGATGGCTGTGAGCACTGCTTCGGCGGTTACTATGGTCGCATCGGCGTGTATGAGCTGCTGGCCATTACGCCGGAAATACAGGCGGCCTTGCTGGCGAACGCCGCCCCTCTTCTGCTGGCGGATATCGCCCGCGAGCAGGGGCAGCTTTCGCTGCTGCAGGCGGGTCTGGCGCTGGCCACCGAAGGCACGACTTCACTGGAAGAACTGTACCGCGTGATCGACGTCGTCCAGCCCGGCGCAATCGCGCCATGA
- the ppdD gene encoding prepilin peptidase-dependent pilin: METQRGFTLIELMVVIAIIAILSAIGIPAYQRYIQKAAMTDMLQTMAPYKLAVELCVLDEGAPAGCEAGSKGIPTGGTSRYVSGVKVVKGVITLTGAQTLQGLAVALTPTANAEGLTRWSRLCSSENATLVEVCQEVFRFDNAAE; this comes from the coding sequence ATGGAAACGCAACGCGGCTTTACCCTGATAGAACTGATGGTGGTGATCGCCATCATCGCCATCCTCAGCGCCATCGGCATTCCCGCCTACCAGCGCTACATTCAGAAAGCGGCGATGACCGACATGTTGCAAACCATGGCGCCGTATAAGCTGGCGGTTGAGCTGTGCGTGCTGGATGAAGGCGCCCCCGCCGGCTGCGAGGCCGGCAGCAAAGGCATTCCCACCGGCGGCACATCGCGTTACGTCAGCGGAGTGAAGGTCGTCAAAGGCGTGATCACGCTGACCGGCGCTCAGACGCTGCAGGGGCTGGCGGTGGCGTTAACCCCCACAGCGAACGCCGAAGGGCTGACCCGCTGGAGCCGACTGTGCAGCAGCGAAAACGCCACGCTGGTTGAGGTGTGCCAGGAAGTCTTCCGCTTCGATAACGCAGCGGAGTAA
- the nadC gene encoding carboxylating nicotinate-nucleotide diphosphorylase, with product MPTRRYSADSRRTELLERIESDIPYAVAQALREDLGGEVDAGRDITAQLLPADKQAEATVITREAGVFCGRRWLNEVFIQLGNQVQVEWLVADGDRLTPNQPLCRLRGPARVMLTGERTALNFVQTLSGVATEVSRYVALLEGTRTRLLDTRKTLPGLRTALKYAVLCGGGSNHRLGLSDAFLIKENHIIASGSIKNAVEKAFWLHADVPVEVEVESLDELQQALDAGADIIMLDNFSVEMMRQAVAQTQGRAQLEVSGNVTSETLRTFAETGVDYISVGALTKHVTALDLSMRFK from the coding sequence ATGCCGACACGCCGCTACAGTGCCGACAGTCGCCGCACCGAGCTTCTTGAACGAATTGAAAGTGATATTCCCTATGCCGTCGCCCAGGCGCTGCGCGAAGACCTGGGGGGTGAAGTCGACGCCGGGCGCGATATTACCGCGCAATTGTTACCGGCTGACAAGCAGGCCGAAGCCACCGTCATCACCCGCGAAGCCGGTGTGTTCTGCGGCCGCCGTTGGCTGAATGAGGTCTTTATTCAACTGGGCAATCAGGTGCAGGTGGAGTGGCTGGTGGCGGACGGCGATCGTCTGACACCAAACCAGCCGCTTTGCCGGCTGCGCGGCCCCGCGCGAGTGATGCTGACCGGCGAGCGCACCGCGCTGAACTTCGTGCAGACGCTCTCCGGCGTGGCGACCGAGGTCAGCCGCTATGTGGCCCTGCTGGAAGGCACCCGGACTCGCCTGCTCGATACCCGCAAGACCCTGCCCGGCCTGCGCACCGCGCTGAAATACGCCGTGCTGTGCGGTGGCGGCAGCAACCACCGGCTCGGGCTCTCCGACGCCTTCCTGATCAAGGAAAATCACATCATCGCCTCCGGTTCTATCAAGAACGCGGTGGAAAAAGCCTTCTGGCTGCACGCCGATGTGCCGGTGGAAGTGGAGGTCGAATCGCTCGATGAACTGCAGCAGGCGCTGGACGCCGGCGCCGACATCATCATGCTGGACAACTTCAGCGTCGAGATGATGCGCCAGGCGGTCGCCCAGACCCAGGGACGCGCCCAGCTGGAAGTGTCCGGCAACGTCACCAGCGAGACGCTGCGCACCTTCGCCGAAACCGGCGTGGATTACATTTCGGTCGGCGCGCTGACCAAGCATGTGACCGCGCTCGATCTGTCGATGCGCTTCAAGTGA
- the ampD gene encoding 1,6-anhydro-N-acetylmuramyl-L-alanine amidase AmpD, giving the protein MQLENGWIVGATRVVSPHCDRRPDDELPSLLVIHNISLPPGEFGGPYIDQLFTGTLDPAQHPYFAEIHQLRVSAHCLIRRDGTIVQYVPFDQRAWHAGVSLYQGRDRCNDFSIGIELEGTDRLPYTEAQYRALQAVTALLAEHYPPLAENIVGHCDIAPGRKTDPGPAFDWDRYLASLEQRGAPADAMLETRKRERNR; this is encoded by the coding sequence ATGCAGTTGGAAAATGGCTGGATTGTCGGGGCGACGCGAGTGGTCTCGCCGCACTGCGATCGTCGCCCGGATGATGAGCTCCCCTCGCTGCTGGTCATCCACAATATCAGCCTGCCGCCCGGCGAGTTCGGCGGCCCCTATATCGACCAGCTGTTCACCGGCACGCTCGATCCTGCGCAGCATCCTTATTTTGCTGAAATCCATCAGCTGCGGGTGTCGGCGCACTGTCTGATCCGCCGCGACGGGACGATCGTGCAGTATGTGCCCTTCGACCAGCGCGCCTGGCACGCGGGCGTGTCCCTGTATCAGGGGCGCGATCGGTGCAACGATTTCTCCATCGGCATCGAGCTGGAAGGCACCGATCGGCTGCCCTACACCGAGGCGCAATACCGCGCGCTGCAGGCGGTCACCGCGCTGCTGGCCGAACATTATCCGCCGCTGGCGGAAAATATCGTCGGGCATTGCGATATCGCCCCCGGGCGCAAGACCGATCCCGGGCCGGCGTTCGATTGGGATCGCTATCTGGCATCTCTGGAACAACGCGGCGCGCCCGCCGACGCTATGCTTGAGACAAGAAAAAGGGAGAGGAATCGCTAA
- the ampE gene encoding beta-lactamase regulator AmpE, which produces MTLFTLLLVLAWERLFKLGEHWQLDHRLEVVFQRLHRVSLAQTLAMTAAWMVIVWGILWLSHGLFFGVVTLLLWIVIDLLCVGAGIKRKHYRAYLKAARQGDTHASDQMAEELALIHGLPVDCSEELRLRELQNALLWINFRYYLAPLFWFVVFGPYGPIALAGYAFLRAYQTWLARHNTPLERSQSGIDHLLNWLDWIPVRLAGAAYALFGHGERALPAWFASLGDLHSSSYQVLTRLAQFSLARDPHMDPVQTPRAAVTLARKVTMIIVVVVALLTIYGTLL; this is translated from the coding sequence ATGACGCTGTTTACGCTGTTGCTGGTTTTGGCCTGGGAGCGCCTGTTTAAGCTGGGTGAACACTGGCAGCTGGATCACCGTCTCGAAGTGGTGTTTCAGCGGCTGCATCGGGTTTCGCTGGCGCAGACGCTGGCGATGACGGCCGCCTGGATGGTGATCGTCTGGGGCATTCTGTGGTTGTCGCACGGGTTATTCTTCGGCGTGGTGACACTGTTGCTGTGGATCGTCATCGATCTGCTGTGCGTCGGCGCCGGCATCAAGCGTAAACACTACCGGGCTTATCTGAAAGCAGCGCGGCAGGGGGATACTCACGCCAGCGATCAGATGGCGGAAGAGCTGGCGTTGATCCACGGCTTGCCGGTGGACTGCAGCGAAGAGCTGCGCCTGCGCGAGCTGCAAAATGCGCTGCTGTGGATCAACTTCCGTTATTACCTGGCGCCGCTGTTCTGGTTTGTGGTGTTTGGGCCTTATGGGCCGATAGCGCTGGCGGGTTATGCTTTCCTGCGCGCCTATCAAACCTGGCTGGCGCGCCACAATACACCGCTGGAGCGTTCGCAGTCGGGCATCGATCACCTGTTGAACTGGCTGGACTGGATCCCGGTGCGTTTAGCCGGGGCTGCCTATGCGCTGTTCGGCCATGGCGAGCGCGCGCTGCCGGCCTGGTTCGCTTCGTTGGGGGATCTGCACTCGTCGTCGTATCAGGTGTTAACGCGGCTGGCGCAGTTCTCGCTGGCGCGCGATCCGCATATGGATCCGGTGCAAACGCCGCGGGCGGCGGTGACGCTGGCGCGCAAGGTGACGATGATCATCGTGGTGGTAGTGGCGCTGCTGACCATTTACGGCACGCTGCTTTAA
- the hemL gene encoding glutamate-1-semialdehyde 2,1-aminomutase, translated as MSLHSKSESLYAQAQQLIPGGVNSPVRAFTGVGGVPLFIERADGAYLFDADGKAYIDYVGSWGPMVLGHNHPAIRDAVIEAAQRGLSFGAPTEMEVKMAQLVTELVPTMDMVRMVNSGTEATMSAIRLARGYTNRDKIIKFEGCYHGHADCLLVKAGSGALTLGQPNSPGVPADFAKHTLTCTYNDLDSVRAAFEQYPSEIACIIVEPVAGNMNCVPPLPEFLPGLRALCDKYGALLIIDEVMTGFRVALAGAQSYYGVEPDLTCLGKIIGGGMPVGAFGGRREVMDALAPTGPVYQAGTLSGNPIAMAAGYACLTEVSQVGVHQTLTELTEMLAAGLLHAAQEENIPLVVNNVGGMFGLFFTDAPAVTCYQDVMQCDVERFKRFFHLMLEEGVYLAPSAFEAGFMSVAHSKEDIQRTIDAARRCFAKL; from the coding sequence ATGAGCCTACACAGCAAGTCCGAAAGTCTGTACGCCCAGGCGCAACAGTTGATCCCCGGCGGGGTGAACTCTCCGGTGCGTGCATTCACCGGCGTGGGCGGTGTGCCGCTGTTTATCGAGCGGGCAGACGGGGCTTACCTGTTCGATGCCGACGGCAAGGCCTATATCGACTATGTCGGTTCCTGGGGGCCGATGGTGCTGGGGCACAACCACCCGGCTATCCGCGACGCGGTAATCGAAGCGGCGCAGCGCGGCCTGAGCTTCGGCGCGCCGACCGAGATGGAAGTCAAAATGGCGCAGTTGGTCACCGAACTGGTGCCGACCATGGATATGGTGCGCATGGTGAACTCGGGCACCGAAGCCACCATGAGCGCTATTCGTCTGGCGCGCGGCTACACCAACCGCGATAAAATCATCAAGTTCGAAGGCTGCTACCACGGCCATGCCGACTGCCTGCTGGTGAAAGCCGGTTCCGGCGCACTGACCCTCGGCCAGCCGAACTCACCGGGCGTGCCGGCCGATTTCGCCAAACACACCCTGACCTGCACCTATAACGATCTGGACTCGGTGCGCGCCGCCTTCGAGCAATACCCGTCCGAGATCGCCTGCATCATCGTCGAGCCGGTCGCCGGCAACATGAACTGCGTGCCGCCGCTGCCGGAATTCCTGCCGGGCCTGCGCGCCCTGTGCGACAAATACGGCGCGCTGCTGATCATCGACGAAGTGATGACCGGCTTCCGCGTGGCGCTGGCCGGCGCGCAATCCTATTACGGTGTCGAGCCTGATCTGACCTGCCTCGGCAAAATCATCGGCGGCGGCATGCCGGTGGGCGCCTTCGGCGGCCGTCGCGAGGTGATGGACGCGCTGGCGCCGACCGGCCCGGTCTACCAGGCGGGCACCCTGTCCGGCAACCCGATCGCCATGGCGGCGGGCTACGCTTGCCTGACCGAAGTGTCGCAGGTCGGCGTGCACCAGACGCTGACCGAACTGACCGAAATGCTGGCCGCGGGCCTGCTGCACGCGGCGCAGGAAGAGAACATCCCGTTGGTGGTCAACAACGTCGGCGGCATGTTCGGCCTGTTCTTCACCGACGCGCCGGCGGTCACCTGCTACCAGGACGTCATGCAGTGCGACGTGGAGCGCTTCAAGCGCTTCTTCCACCTGATGCTGGAAGAAGGGGTGTATCTGGCGCCGTCCGCCTTCGAAGCGGGCTTTATGTCCGTGGCGCACAGCAAGGAAGACATCCAGCGCACCATCGACGCCGCGCGTCGCTGTTTCGCCAAGCTGTAA
- the clcA gene encoding H(+)/Cl(-) exchange transporter ClcA encodes MTESQSQPAGALSPRLSRSDAVRQFIRRDKTPVAILLMAALVGTLAGLLGVAFDKAVEWVQQQRLASLAQVADSWLLVWPLAFILSAALAALGYYLVRRFAPEAGGSGIPEIEGALEELRPVRWWRVIPVKFIGGMGTLGAGMVLGREGPTVQMGGNVGRMVLDMLRIRGAEARHSLLATGAAAGLSAAFNAPLAGILFIIEEMRPQFRYNLISIKAVFIGVIMSSVVFQLFNGQGSVIEVGKLSSAPINTLWLYLVLGAIFGAVGVGFNALIFRTQDMFARLHGGRMRNVLLMGGLLGGVCGILGLIQPEAAGGGFGLIPIAAAGNYSVGMLMFIFITRIFTTLLCFGSGAPGGIFAPMLALGTLFGTAFGLAGAHLFPQYGIEAGTFAIAGMGALFAATVRAPLTGIVLVLEMTDNYQLILPMIITCLGATVVAQLLGGKPLYSSILARTLQKQEAQLAREAAEKTGKENTTNAVNT; translated from the coding sequence ATGACTGAATCACAATCACAGCCTGCAGGGGCATTGAGCCCGCGTCTTAGCCGCAGCGATGCGGTGCGCCAGTTTATCCGCCGCGATAAAACGCCGGTGGCGATCCTGTTGATGGCCGCGCTGGTGGGTACGCTGGCCGGCTTGCTCGGCGTGGCCTTCGATAAAGCGGTGGAGTGGGTGCAGCAGCAGCGGCTGGCTTCACTGGCGCAGGTCGCCGATTCCTGGCTCCTGGTGTGGCCGCTGGCGTTTATCCTGTCCGCCGCGCTGGCGGCGCTGGGTTATTACCTGGTGCGCCGCTTTGCGCCGGAAGCGGGCGGCTCGGGCATTCCGGAGATCGAAGGCGCGCTGGAGGAGCTGCGGCCGGTGCGCTGGTGGCGCGTGATCCCGGTGAAATTCATCGGCGGCATGGGCACGCTGGGGGCGGGTATGGTGCTGGGGCGCGAAGGGCCCACGGTGCAGATGGGCGGCAACGTCGGGCGCATGGTATTGGACATGCTGCGCATTCGCGGCGCCGAGGCGCGCCATTCGCTGCTGGCGACCGGGGCCGCCGCCGGCTTGTCCGCCGCGTTCAACGCGCCGCTGGCCGGCATCCTGTTCATCATCGAAGAGATGCGGCCGCAGTTTCGCTACAACCTGATCTCGATTAAAGCGGTATTCATCGGCGTTATCATGTCGAGCGTGGTGTTCCAGCTGTTTAACGGCCAGGGATCGGTGATCGAAGTCGGCAAGCTTTCTTCGGCGCCCATCAATACCCTGTGGCTCTATCTGGTGCTGGGGGCGATCTTCGGCGCGGTGGGCGTGGGATTCAACGCGTTGATCTTCCGCACCCAGGACATGTTTGCGCGCCTGCACGGCGGCAGAATGCGCAATGTCTTGCTGATGGGCGGGCTACTCGGCGGCGTGTGCGGCATTCTGGGGCTGATTCAGCCGGAGGCGGCGGGCGGCGGCTTTGGGCTGATCCCGATCGCCGCGGCGGGCAATTACAGCGTCGGCATGCTGATGTTTATCTTTATTACCCGTATCTTCACCACACTGCTGTGCTTCGGTTCCGGCGCGCCGGGCGGCATCTTCGCGCCGATGCTGGCGTTGGGCACGCTGTTCGGCACCGCCTTCGGGCTGGCGGGGGCGCACCTGTTCCCGCAATACGGCATCGAGGCGGGCACCTTCGCCATCGCCGGCATGGGGGCATTGTTCGCCGCGACGGTGCGCGCCCCGCTGACCGGCATCGTGCTGGTGCTGGAAATGACCGACAACTACCAGCTGATTTTACCGATGATCATCACCTGCCTCGGCGCCACGGTGGTGGCGCAACTGCTCGGCGGCAAGCCGCTGTATTCGTCGATCCTGGCCCGCACGTTGCAAAAACAGGAGGCGCAGCTGGCGCGAGAAGCGGCGGAGAAAACAGGTAAGGAAAATACAACAAATGCGGTGAATACTTGA
- the erpA gene encoding iron-sulfur cluster insertion protein ErpA, giving the protein MSDETALPLQFTEAAANKVKFLIADEENPNLKLRVYITGGGCSGFQYGFTFDDKVNDGDMTIEKQGVALVVDPMSLQYLVGGSVDYTEGLEGSRFVVTNPNAKTTCGCGSSFSI; this is encoded by the coding sequence ATGAGTGATGAAACGGCACTGCCCCTGCAATTTACCGAGGCAGCAGCAAACAAGGTGAAGTTCCTGATTGCTGACGAAGAAAACCCGAACCTGAAGTTGCGGGTTTACATTACCGGTGGCGGCTGCAGCGGATTCCAGTACGGCTTCACTTTTGACGACAAGGTCAACGATGGCGACATGACCATCGAGAAGCAGGGCGTAGCGCTGGTGGTCGATCCGATGAGCCTGCAGTATCTGGTGGGCGGTTCGGTGGACTACACCGAAGGGCTGGAAGGGTCGCGCTTCGTGGTGACCAACCCGAATGCCAAAACCACCTGCGGTTGCGGTTCTTCGTTCAGCATCTGA
- a CDS encoding TRIC cation channel family protein — protein sequence MLVFWLDILGTAVFAVSGVLLAGKLRMDPFGVLVLGVVTAVGGGTIRDMALANGPVFWVKDPTDLVVAMITCVLTLLLVRQPRRLPKWVLPVLDAVGLAVFVGIGVNKAFAAGTGPLVAICMGVITGVGGGIIRDVLAREIPMILRTEIYATACIIGGIVHATAFYTFGMPLQQAMMLGMLITLAIRLAAIRWHLKLPAFILER from the coding sequence ATGTTGGTGTTCTGGCTGGATATTCTCGGCACCGCGGTGTTCGCCGTCTCCGGCGTACTGCTGGCCGGCAAGCTGCGCATGGATCCGTTCGGCGTGCTGGTATTGGGCGTGGTCACCGCGGTCGGCGGCGGCACCATCCGCGATATGGCGCTGGCCAACGGCCCGGTATTCTGGGTCAAGGATCCCACCGACCTGGTGGTGGCGATGATCACCTGCGTCTTGACGCTGCTGCTGGTACGCCAGCCGCGCCGCCTGCCGAAGTGGGTGCTGCCGGTGCTGGACGCCGTCGGGCTGGCGGTGTTCGTCGGTATCGGCGTCAACAAGGCCTTCGCGGCCGGCACCGGCCCGCTGGTGGCGATCTGCATGGGGGTGATCACCGGCGTCGGCGGCGGCATTATCCGCGACGTGCTGGCGCGCGAGATCCCGATGATCCTGCGCACCGAAATTTACGCCACCGCCTGCATCATCGGCGGTATCGTGCACGCCACGGCGTTTTATACCTTCGGCATGCCACTGCAGCAGGCCATGATGCTGGGCATGCTCATCACCCTGGCCATTCGGCTGGCGGCCATTCGTTGGCATCTCAAACTGCCCGCCTTTATCCTCGAACGCTGA
- the btuF gene encoding vitamin B12 ABC transporter substrate-binding protein BtuF, producing MPAGAAQRVISLAPNATELAYAAGMGDVLVAASAYSDYPPQAARLEQVASWQGINLERVLALKPDLILAWRGGNPQRVLDQLAAFGIPIFYADADNLEGLAGLLDKLARYSPHPDQAHQAADALRRQFAALKQQYAANPPRRVLLQFGTQPLFTSSGATLQSQVLALCGAQNVFADSRTPWPQISREQVLARQPQAIVITGGAKEAANVKAFWAPQLQVPVIALNEDWFNRGGPRILLAAQQLCHPLAEIR from the coding sequence ATGCCGGCCGGCGCCGCCCAGCGGGTGATCAGCCTGGCGCCCAACGCCACCGAACTCGCCTATGCCGCCGGCATGGGCGATGTCTTGGTGGCGGCGAGCGCCTATTCCGATTATCCGCCACAGGCCGCCAGGCTGGAGCAGGTAGCTTCCTGGCAGGGCATCAATCTGGAACGGGTGCTGGCGCTGAAGCCGGACCTGATCCTCGCCTGGCGCGGCGGCAATCCGCAGCGCGTGCTCGATCAGCTCGCCGCGTTCGGCATCCCGATCTTCTATGCGGACGCCGACAATCTCGAGGGGCTCGCCGGCCTGTTGGACAAGCTGGCGCGCTACAGCCCGCACCCGGACCAGGCGCATCAGGCGGCGGATGCCCTTCGCCGCCAGTTCGCCGCTCTCAAGCAACAGTACGCCGCCAACCCGCCGCGGCGGGTGCTGCTACAGTTCGGCACCCAGCCGCTGTTCACCAGCTCCGGCGCCACGCTGCAGAGCCAGGTGCTGGCGCTGTGCGGCGCGCAGAACGTCTTCGCCGACAGCCGCACCCCTTGGCCGCAGATCAGCCGCGAGCAGGTGCTGGCGCGTCAACCGCAGGCCATCGTCATCACCGGCGGCGCAAAAGAGGCCGCCAATGTGAAGGCCTTCTGGGCGCCGCAGCTGCAGGTGCCGGTGATCGCGCTGAACGAAGACTGGTTCAATCGCGGCGGGCCGCGCATCCTGTTGGCAGCGCAGCAGCTGTGCCACCCGTTGGCGGAGATCCGCTGA
- the mtnN gene encoding 5'-methylthioadenosine/S-adenosylhomocysteine nucleosidase, producing MKVGIIGAMEQEVTLLRDQIENRQTIQRAGCEIYTGQIGGVEVALLKSGIGKVSAAMGTTLLLEHCSPDVVINTGSAGGLASTLRVGDIVVSEEVRYHDADVTAFGYEPGQMAGCPAAFVADDALIALAESCIKQLDLHAVRGLICSGDAFINGAEPLARIRATFPRVAAVEMEAAAIAHVCHLFGTPFVVVRAISDVADSESHMSFDEFLVVAAKQSTLMVNAMLQTLAKRG from the coding sequence ATGAAAGTAGGCATCATCGGCGCAATGGAGCAGGAAGTCACCCTGCTGCGCGATCAAATCGAAAACCGTCAAACCATCCAACGTGCGGGCTGCGAAATCTACACCGGCCAGATCGGCGGCGTTGAAGTGGCCCTGCTGAAATCCGGCATCGGCAAAGTCTCTGCCGCCATGGGCACCACCCTGCTGCTGGAACACTGCAGCCCGGACGTGGTGATCAACACCGGCTCCGCCGGTGGCCTGGCCAGCACGCTGCGCGTGGGGGATATCGTGGTATCGGAAGAAGTACGCTACCACGACGCCGACGTTACCGCTTTCGGTTACGAGCCGGGCCAGATGGCCGGCTGCCCGGCGGCGTTCGTCGCCGACGACGCGCTGATCGCGCTGGCGGAAAGCTGCATCAAACAGCTGGATCTGCACGCGGTGCGCGGCCTGATTTGCAGCGGTGACGCCTTCATCAACGGCGCCGAGCCGCTGGCGCGCATTCGCGCTACCTTCCCGCGCGTCGCCGCGGTGGAAATGGAAGCCGCAGCGATCGCCCACGTCTGCCATCTGTTCGGCACGCCGTTCGTGGTGGTGCGCGCCATTTCCGACGTCGCCGACAGCGAGTCGCACATGAGCTTTGACGAGTTCCTGGTGGTGGCGGCCAAACAGTCTACGCTGATGGTCAACGCCATGCTGCAAACCCTGGCCAAGCGCGGTTGA